One Candidatus Zixiibacteriota bacterium genomic region harbors:
- a CDS encoding F0F1 ATP synthase subunit C: MDSVTLIGAASVLASGLAISIGSIGPALGEGRALARALDSMAQQPDESSNITRTLFVGMAMIESTAIYCFVIAIILIFANPFWNHVTAQAGGQ, translated from the coding sequence ATGGACAGCGTAACATTAATCGGAGCGGCTTCGGTTCTGGCCTCCGGGCTGGCGATTTCTATCGGTTCGATCGGTCCCGCTCTGGGTGAGGGTCGCGCGCTGGCGAGGGCGTTGGATTCAATGGCGCAACAGCCGGATGAATCCAGCAATATCACCCGGACCCTGTTTGTCGGCATGGCCATGATAGAATCGACAGCGATTTACTGCTTCGTGATCGCCATCATCCTGATTTTTGCCAACCCGTTCTGGAATCATGTAACCGCGCAGGCGGGAGGTCAATAG